Part of the Cololabis saira isolate AMF1-May2022 chromosome 15, fColSai1.1, whole genome shotgun sequence genome, catgcaaagCACAACGAAAGTGTTCACGGTTCATGTAGCTGCTGTGGTAATAAGTGTGTGAGCTGTGgatgacaaacacacacacacacacacacacacacacacacacacacacacacacacacacacacacacacacacacacacacacacacacacacactgcaggaAGGAAATTTGACTGAAAAACCTGTCGTCTTTACAGCCTCTAAGTCTGACTTTGGCTATCCTGAATTGAAACTTAACCCTGAAAGAAAGGATTTTTCTTGCAGTTTTGGGGCCAAGCCCACCCCATACCTAAAGAGTTATTGGCCCACATTTGGGTATCTAAACTCGGCCACATGTCCACCAGTCATGGAGCAGTTCTCAATTTGCTTTGGGTCTTTGGGCCACGCCTGGCCCCTAACTACATCTGCTGTAGGACCTGTCAGAACTAGACTGTGACATCTGGGTCACATCTGGCTCATACAGCTCATGCCAGAGCCCAAGTGTGGTCTAGTCCGGGACCCTTGGAACATGTCTGCTCCACGTAACACTTCTTTGTACTGTCACTGAACCAGAAGAGCCAAAACCGGCCCAAATGTTTCTGCTGTATTTGCTGTATGAGATGTAGTTTGAAGCAGATCAGAAGATGTGGAACAGGAAAAGTTCAAAATATACTCAGTATTCCAGCAAAACTATAAAACCATGGAAATagaataaaaagagcaatattaGAAATCACTTGCGTGAGTTGTTTCAAGAAGTCGGGATCCTAACATCACATGATACAAGCCCAACTGTCTATGGGCTAACAGTCGGTTTATTAATACGCGCTGCTGCAATAACAATAACCAGTCAAGTCCAGTCTGGGGGTCTCTGGAGCTCCGTCAGAACCTGGTCCTGGTGGGGATCCATGCAGCACCAGCTAATTTACTGACAGCTAGCGTCTGGTCTATTAGCAAGAGTCCAGGCTTCAGGATAGCTGTTCCAGCTGATGCCAGGACTAGCTAGTTCATCTCCTGGTTAGTCCTCTGATTAGTACTTTGTTGGTTAATCATCTGTTTAGTTCTCTGGTTGGTTAATCCTCAGGTTAGTTCACTGATTAGTCCTCTGGTAAGTTCTTTGGTTGGTTAGCCCTTTGGATAGACATCTGTTTAGCTCTCTGGTTATTGCTCTGGTTAGTTCACTGGTTAGTCCTCTGGTTGGTTCTTTGGTTGGTTAGCCCTTTGGATGGTCATCCGTTTAGTTCTCTGGTTATTGCTCTGGTTAGTTCTCTGGTTAGTTCACTGTTTAGTCCTCTGGTAAGTTATTTTCTTGGTTAGCCCTTTGGATAGTCATTTGTTTAGCTCTGCTTAGTCCTCTGGTTGGTTCTTTGGTTGGTTAGCCCTTTGGAAAGTAATCTGTTTAGTTCTCTGGTTAGTTCAGTGGTTAGTCCTCTGGTTAGTTCTTTGGTTGGTTAGCCCTTTGGAAAGTAATCTGTTTAGTTCTCTGGTTAGTTCAGTGGTTAGTCCTCTGGTTAGTTCTTTGGCTGGTTAGCCCTTTGGATAGTCATCTGTTTAGTTCTCTGGTTAGTTCAGTGGTTAGTCCTCTGGTTAGTTCTTTGGTTGGTTAGCCCTTTGGATAGTCATCTGTTTAGATCTCTGTTTAGGTTTTTGGTTATTCCAGCTCAGATGTCCTGTTCATTCAACCTGCACCACTGCAGCTATGCAGTGGTGTCCTGAAACGTGTCAGTTTTAACTTTGGTTGTTTTAATGTCTTCATGTCTTCTGTGTTTTAGGGGCAACACCACGTGACACCATGCAATTCGTGCACAAATGCCACCCTCACCAACATGACCACTAATGTCACTGGAGCTTCTGCAACCAGCCAGTCTACAGAGAGTATGTCCAGTCCCATGGCCTCAGCTGTCACATTTCCCAGCAGCCCCAGCAGCCCCAGCAgtcccagcagcagctctgcaaCTCCCCCCCTCACTTCCCTGGCCTCTTCCATTTCTCctgcctcctccacctcccttGCCTCCACCACTTCCTCTgctcccccctcctcctcctcctccgctgtCACCACTGACTCTCCTCTCACCGCCGCCGGTTCCTCTACAGCTGGGAAGGATGGCAACAGCAGTGCTTCCACCACTTCGAGGTCCACGTGGACATCCACCTCGGGTTCCGTCTTGGTATCACACAAGGTCACCACACCAAGAGGGGGCGGCGCCTGCGTATCAGTCTGCTGCAGCCCCTTGCTGTTATCGCTCATCAGTATCCTGGTCCACAGACAATGGCCTCTGGTCTAGTCCAGACCTGGAGACCCACCACAGGGAGGGCAAGAAGAGATCCCCGTCTTCCGGCTTTAACAGCCGTGCCAACTGAGCTCTGTCCACTTTAATGAAGACTTTCCCCTTAAATATAATACAAACCactgaggctttttttttttttacatttattacaaataaaattgtaaCCGAGTTGAGTTTGTGATCTTCTATAAAACTGGTATTTACTCTGACTAGatcatcttattttttattttatttttcatcattatgATGTAGATAAACAACCCCAGACCATCATTCCCAAGCCACCGTGCTTGACTGTGGGtatgaggtgtttctgctgtgtttatttttctccaaACATAGTTCTGGACGGACTATGCCTGATGACAGAAAGTGTGcgggtttgttcagatgcagttttgtgaACTTCAGTCGTGcttccatgttctttttagacagaagaggtttcctcctggaaacccttccataccaactgtAGTGGTTCAGTCTTCTTCTAGTTGTGCTGTATAGACATTGAACATGCTCAGTGAGACCTGGAGACTATAAGATGGAACTcctgggtgttttttttctagtaCATTTTCTGGGATGTCCACTCCTAGAAGATTGATGTCtttcttgaatgttttccacttgcCACCAGTTTCTACAAACCATAGCCTCTGGTTTTACAGAGTTGtgcactgtggcagggtggagtagctgcagccactaaggaggactgggagactgcagctgggtgggagactgagaagctgctgtcaggctgtgatgcttgtgcacatgtgggtgtTGTGATACAATAAACGGTTCTGCACGCAGctgtgtctctccgtccttcggtcgggcccccgtagcatccaccctgctacatctggcgcccaacgtggggcccgaagaATGGACGAGAGCGTCttccacgggggcccgaccgaaggacggagagacacagtTGCGTGCAGAACCGTTTATTGTATCACAACACTCACATGTGCGCAAGCATCACAgcctgacagcagctcctccgaaccccgctgcagtctcccagtcctccttatcaaggctggcagggtggagaggctgatgggacacagctgtgtcccgtcagcctgagtggctgcagctactccaccctgccacatgcaCATATGCTGATGACTAATTCACCAAGGGCTGATCGTTAGCAGCATCTGGCTGCAACTCTTAAATCTAAGGGAACCAGCAACGGGGTTACTTGAGCTTTCCAATTTagttttttaaactctttttttttttttaaaaggatgtACTGTCATTTAGATTTGACTGTGTGACAATGATCTGCAGCTGATGGAAAACCATGACAAAGTCCCAGGGACTAGATTTGCATGTTTGCTTTgcaatcaaaacacattttattcaaaCAACCCAACATGCAAATTATGGGTTGATATCGCCATCAGTGTCGGATGTCTGTCTTCGCTCTGTTGAGCATCTGTTAGGACTCTTTAGCCTCCACAAACACATACAGATTTTGGAGAAACAAACCGATGATGTAGGAAATGTGGAAAATGCCTGGTAGTGTTCTTTTACAGAGGgatgtttaaaatgataccacAAAAAAACCCACATTCAACATCAGGTGAAGGTCCTGAAGAACATCACGGTGACAAATCAGTTTGTGCTTGTTCAGTGGTGAgaaataattacttaatttcACAGAAAATCTGTTTTCAGAGTTTTCGGATAAGAAAGTAATCTGTTTCATCACAGTccaaacaaccaatcagagccaCGAGTGGCAGCCTCAGGTGAGTTTAAGGATCTCCAGCATGTATCTCAGGACGTTTTGCATCCGTGGCCCATCACTGGGGAGGGGACGGCAGCTAGATTTCCTGCAGAGAGTCAGGTGAGGTGGGGGTTATAAAAGGACAGGTCCTGGAGCCGTTTACAGACCTGAAGACAGTCAGTTGAGCACACACCCGGTGTGCGAGGTCACTGGGATTGGAAACCTGCTGAGAACCTTCCGTTTGTGCCTGGGAGAAGCCCCACCATTCTGCAGCATGAAGCTCGAGGTCCTGGAGCTGGTCTGCCTGCTCCTGTTGGGATCTGCGATCTGCATGGAAGCGGTAAAACTCTACTACCGAGCCAAGTTCTGAGTTCTGATCTAACAGCAGGTTCAATCACTGTTCAGTTGGTTTGGAAGGTTTTAACAAAGTTTctgagcagatgtttgtctctgtTAATGCAGGAAGGGATTTCTGACAAAAGACAAACTTTCATCAGGCCTCTATATTCTTCAGGATAACCATAAAAAGGATGATTTTTCTTTCACCAAAAATTTCACAAACTCCCTGAATAAATTTCAGGTTAATGCGGCCCAAGAATACCCAGCAGAGGTTGTCAAGATCTTTGAAATCCTGCTGGATATCCATAAACCAGAACCAACGAGTGCCTGAAATAGTCCTGAAGAAGATAAGGAGTTGAGGGGGTGAAGAGGTGAAGAGTTGAGGAGACAAGGCGGCGAGGAGGCAAGGATACAGtttagtatgtagtatgtaccTCAGAGTGTAGTATTCAACATGTACCTCATATGTGTCATAGATAGGGTGTAGTACCAATTATTATGTACCTAGGATAAAGTAAAGTATCCAGTATGTAATACAATTACAGTTTAGTATCAAATTTGTGCCACAGTTAGTGTAGTATCCAGTATCTACTTCAAATGTATTGTACTATCCAGGATCTACCTCAGTTATATTGTAGTATCCGATCTGAAACCAAGATGCAGTGAAGTAAaggctctagttagtgtaaactgtaGTGCAGGGGTGACCAAAGTCGGCCCTCGAGGGCcgttgtcctgcatgttttagatgtgtcccttttttaatcaaaccgtgatacaaggagcttggtcatcaacagaactatccagactttgatgacaaggtggtgacgaccgttaattagaatcaggtgtgttgatgcagggaaacaactaaaacatgcaggacaccggccctcgaggaccgactttggacacccctgctctagtgtgttagggccagtagtcaacaaagctgcaggaccagactagagcagctggttgGAAATATAGCTTTGTTGTATATAAACCTACACTGCAGGGGGCACCAACAAGATCCACTGAGTGGTGCCCAtaacccctccttctctttcctttatcAGTTATTAATTACACATATTTCATCACCATAATTGTTCTCAGTTTTTCTTGTAGTttattgtgctggtctgccccctccttttctcttctgtgcatgtttgcaggccagagcttcaggagctgcatgctgacctgcagcaggggcgcctccaaaaatgtttcatagggttggccagatggggccacttaaattcttggggtgaACACCAAAattaaaagccatcattacagtattttattatactgttgtagtatacaggctcagaaatatttaaagaaacgcctactgatatACTTAGGTCTATTGTGTTACATTTAATGTTACTAATGGTCTAATGTGCATAGACTAATAGTACAGTTAACATTTTGGGTTCCAATCAACAATCTTGTTTTATTGTGTAATGTATATGTGTTGGGtgattaattatttttaaaacaggCTAGTTATCCTTTTCCTTAATAAGACACATACAGCTTAATTTAAAGGTGTACATTTATTGTAATCAAAACAATTACTGGGACAAAGAAGGTAGTGACAGATACAAACAGAAGCAAGTACAGAAACATGTCTATGCTCTATGTAACATGAATGGATTTCTGATTCTGAGATCCATTGAAGGCTATACAGCATATTTAGAACAGTTTTATTTGCCTATTGC contains:
- the LOC133461180 gene encoding uncharacterized protein LOC133461180 — translated: MERMLVLCVCLGVLSLRNTQGQHHVTPCNSCTNATLTNMTTNVTGASATSQSTESMSSPMASAVTFPSSPSSPSSPSSSSATPPLTSLASSISPASSTSLASTTSSAPPSSSSSAVTTDSPLTAAGSSTAGKDGNSSASTTSRSTWTSTSGSVLVSHKVTTPRGGGACVSVCCSPLLLSLISILVHRQWPLV